From Chryseobacterium sp. H1D6B, a single genomic window includes:
- the radC gene encoding DNA repair protein RadC, whose product MSIKFLAEDDRPREKFLLKGKKSLSDSELLAIIMSSGNKDETALELARRILASVDNNWQQLSMLTAKDLMKFKGVGEVKAISIAAALEIGKRRAMQEIPEKYVISNSNDAYQIVKNSLSDLRTEEFWAVFLNQSNKVIHVSQLTQGGISQSIVDVRILFKTALEHFSTGIIIAHNHPSGSLKASREDISVTQKIKEAGEVLSIQLLDHLIITQNSYFSFSDEGLL is encoded by the coding sequence ATGTCAATAAAATTTCTTGCAGAAGACGACAGACCGAGAGAGAAATTTTTACTGAAAGGTAAAAAATCACTTTCTGATTCTGAACTTTTAGCCATTATTATGAGCAGCGGAAATAAAGATGAAACGGCTTTAGAACTGGCAAGAAGAATTTTGGCATCGGTAGATAATAATTGGCAGCAGCTGAGTATGCTTACAGCAAAGGATCTTATGAAGTTTAAAGGAGTGGGAGAAGTAAAAGCGATCTCTATTGCCGCCGCACTGGAAATCGGTAAAAGACGGGCAATGCAGGAAATTCCGGAAAAATATGTGATTTCCAACAGTAACGATGCTTATCAAATTGTAAAAAATAGCTTATCAGATCTGCGTACTGAAGAATTTTGGGCAGTTTTCCTTAATCAGAGCAATAAAGTAATTCATGTTTCACAGCTTACTCAAGGGGGAATCAGCCAGTCTATTGTTGATGTAAGGATTCTTTTTAAAACAGCCTTAGAACATTTTTCTACCGGGATTATTATTGCTCATAATCATCCTTCTGGAAGTTTAAAGGCAAGCAGGGAAGATATTTCAGTTACCCAAAAGATAAAAGAAGCCGGAGAAGTTTTAAGTATCCAGCTTTTAGACCACTTAATTATAACACAAAACTCTTACTTTAGTTTCTCAGACGAAGGATTATTATGA
- a CDS encoding M28 family metallopeptidase yields the protein MKKLIIPIFSAAVWMSCGTAKVSHDTKPAQTASSSSISDKAFQTAYKMIKADDLKKNLYVIASDEMEGRDTGSPGQKRAGVYMINYYKSLGISYPKALGSYYQKVPADFMKKRGGGNLPDSENILAFIEGSEKPDEIVVVSAHYDHVGTKNGVVYNGADDDGSGTVAVMEIAKAFQSAKKAGNGPKRSILFLHVTGEEHGLFGSEYYTDNPVFPLANTVVDLNIDMIGRDDPENRGKQYVYVIGSEMLSSELKMINEAANNKTNKLELNYKYDDPKDPEGLYYRSDHYNFAKNNVPVAFFFDGIHEDYHKPTDDVEKIDYSLLEKRAQLVFATAWEVANRPARIVVDRK from the coding sequence ATGAAAAAACTGATAATCCCCATTTTTTCGGCTGCTGTATGGATGAGTTGTGGAACGGCTAAAGTATCTCATGATACAAAACCGGCTCAAACAGCTTCTTCAAGTTCAATATCTGATAAAGCTTTTCAGACTGCCTATAAGATGATTAAGGCTGATGACTTAAAGAAAAATTTATACGTGATTGCTTCAGATGAAATGGAAGGCAGAGATACCGGAAGTCCCGGACAAAAAAGAGCGGGAGTGTATATGATCAACTATTATAAAAGCCTTGGTATTTCTTATCCAAAGGCATTAGGCTCTTACTACCAGAAGGTTCCTGCTGATTTCATGAAAAAAAGAGGGGGCGGGAATCTTCCTGATTCTGAAAATATTTTAGCTTTTATTGAAGGATCAGAAAAGCCGGATGAAATTGTTGTTGTTTCAGCGCATTACGATCATGTGGGAACTAAAAATGGAGTAGTTTACAACGGTGCAGATGATGACGGAAGCGGAACAGTAGCCGTTATGGAAATTGCAAAAGCTTTTCAAAGTGCTAAAAAAGCCGGAAACGGGCCAAAAAGATCGATTCTTTTTCTTCACGTAACAGGAGAGGAGCACGGGTTGTTCGGCTCTGAATACTATACTGATAATCCTGTATTTCCGCTTGCGAATACAGTAGTAGACCTTAATATTGATATGATCGGGCGGGATGACCCTGAAAACAGAGGAAAACAGTATGTGTATGTAATTGGTTCAGAGATGCTAAGTTCTGAATTAAAAATGATCAACGAAGCCGCCAATAATAAAACAAATAAGTTAGAGCTGAACTATAAATATGACGACCCCAAGGATCCTGAAGGATTATACTACAGATCTGACCACTATAATTTTGCGAAAAATAATGTTCCCGTAGCATTTTTCTTTGACGGTATTCATGAAGATTATCACAAGCCTACAGATGACGTAGAAAAAATTGATTATTCATTATTGGAGAAAAGAGCACAGCTGGTTTTTGCTACAGCATGGGAAGTGGCCAACAGACCTGCACGAATTGTTGTAGATAGAAAATAA
- a CDS encoding transporter, whose product MKKNIILFLALFSGSAVFGQGHYTGSSFNPNDYFAPHAGWIIPVWYGYANMDYHNASGKKSDQLINPAPGNPTELHIKQNVKTDSFILMAIYGGKGKILGANWGMMIIPTLNSPTASIALDYYSVQTGSGNYVFTNKSIGIGDMYIQPVWLSWTKGKFSYALNYGVWAPTGKYKPNDLDNGGHGYWSHNIRVAGKMKPNSKTNISIATTLEVNQWQKDTDFKEGSHFTVDAGGSYVLDTRGDELGIFGHYTTQVSNDKGSNGGFLSDRIAGIGAFGSYWIVPMKIGLMGRITQNFGVENRFGGTAVQVGVNFLIPNSH is encoded by the coding sequence ATGAAAAAAAATATTATTCTATTTTTAGCCTTATTTTCAGGGAGTGCTGTCTTTGGGCAGGGACACTACACGGGTTCTTCTTTTAATCCAAATGATTATTTTGCACCGCACGCCGGCTGGATCATTCCTGTATGGTACGGATATGCCAATATGGATTATCACAATGCTTCAGGAAAAAAATCTGATCAATTAATCAATCCTGCTCCAGGAAATCCTACAGAACTCCATATTAAACAGAATGTAAAAACAGATTCCTTTATATTGATGGCAATTTATGGTGGAAAGGGAAAAATTCTAGGTGCTAATTGGGGAATGATGATTATCCCAACGCTGAACAGCCCGACAGCAAGTATTGCTTTAGATTATTATTCTGTGCAGACTGGCTCAGGAAATTATGTTTTCACAAATAAAAGCATCGGAATCGGTGACATGTATATCCAGCCTGTCTGGTTATCATGGACGAAAGGAAAATTCAGTTATGCCCTGAATTATGGAGTCTGGGCACCTACGGGGAAATACAAACCCAATGATTTAGATAACGGCGGACACGGCTACTGGTCGCATAACATTCGTGTGGCGGGTAAAATGAAACCCAACTCTAAAACTAATATAAGCATAGCGACCACTTTAGAAGTAAATCAGTGGCAGAAAGACACAGACTTTAAAGAAGGAAGTCATTTCACTGTAGATGCCGGCGGATCTTACGTTCTGGATACTAGAGGGGATGAATTAGGAATTTTTGGCCACTACACAACTCAAGTGAGTAATGACAAAGGAAGTAACGGCGGTTTTCTTTCTGACAGGATCGCAGGAATTGGAGCTTTTGGTTCTTATTGGATTGTACCTATGAAAATCGGACTTATGGGTAGAATAACCCAAAATTTTGGAGTAGAAAATAGATTTGGAGGAACAGCTGTACAGGTCGGCGTCAATTTCTTAATTCCAAACAGTCATTAA
- a CDS encoding DUF6705 family protein, which translates to MKIKYFKTAIILGLILNIVSCKAQQLPLNTLMGDIPVNSHLKDFNNELLPYVGTYKGNYGGNEIILYITKVEDKLEESTHKNYYMDALVVKYIVKNSSGTILQDTKNNNIPNIELYSTRTRPTLNTVIFYYSGTNCGVGWGDIYLKKINSNQISWEYRPDDMVFLTGDCPQGTDKTIYLPETKDLIFTKQ; encoded by the coding sequence ATGAAAATAAAATATTTTAAAACAGCAATAATATTAGGATTAATTCTAAATATAGTATCATGTAAAGCGCAACAACTTCCATTAAATACATTAATGGGTGATATACCAGTAAACTCACATTTGAAAGACTTTAATAATGAGTTATTACCTTACGTAGGCACTTATAAAGGAAACTATGGAGGAAATGAAATTATTTTATACATTACGAAAGTTGAAGATAAATTAGAAGAAAGTACACATAAAAATTACTATATGGATGCTTTAGTAGTAAAATATATAGTTAAAAATTCTTCTGGAACAATTTTACAAGACACTAAAAATAATAACATCCCTAATATTGAATTATATAGTACCAGAACCAGACCTACTTTAAATACTGTAATTTTCTATTATAGTGGTACTAATTGTGGTGTTGGCTGGGGAGATATTTATCTTAAAAAGATTAACAGTAACCAAATATCATGGGAATACAGACCTGATGATATGGTATTTTTGACTGGAGATTGTCCTCAAGGTACTGATAAAACCATTTATCTGCCTGAGACAAAAGATTTAATTTTTACTAAGCAGTAA
- a CDS encoding aminotransferase class I/II-fold pyridoxal phosphate-dependent enzyme, which translates to MEKIYGFTHYSFFTEMSELAVRNKSFDLSLGIPDFDIDGRLRDFLKEAADLNTHHYEPLAGNPLLIDNIITFNSKRKNSLEIKKGEISIVPCATFALYTSLKSILNQGDEVILIQPSYYTYAPAVVLNGGIPVYYDLDNDFTVNWETLQSCISQKTKAIIVNSPQNPTGKIWPKADWNRLYELIKHQEIYLISEEIYDTYCYDGIEHYSSFLHPELKKRTFCIFSFGKMFHSTGWKVSYLLAPENLTSKFRCHQQYISYSANAPAQYAVAKYLEIFDPSENQVLMQRKRDIFNELIKETPLQAEHKSEGSVFQIVNFRSVSKTMTDVEFSKWLTVEKKVSCLPLSAFYNSRQNSDYIRFSFAKKDELIIQALEHLRKNL; encoded by the coding sequence ATGGAAAAAATTTACGGATTTACTCATTACTCTTTTTTTACTGAAATGTCTGAACTCGCTGTAAGAAATAAAAGTTTCGACTTGTCTTTGGGAATTCCGGATTTTGATATTGACGGCCGTTTACGAGACTTTCTAAAAGAAGCAGCAGATCTTAACACCCATCATTATGAACCGCTTGCAGGAAATCCTCTGCTCATCGACAACATCATTACATTTAATTCAAAACGAAAAAACAGCCTTGAAATAAAAAAAGGAGAGATCAGCATTGTTCCTTGTGCAACCTTTGCTTTATATACTTCTCTGAAATCTATTTTAAATCAAGGAGATGAAGTAATCCTTATCCAGCCATCTTACTACACTTACGCACCAGCAGTAGTATTGAATGGAGGAATTCCTGTGTATTATGATCTTGATAATGATTTTACCGTAAATTGGGAAACACTTCAAAGCTGCATTTCGCAGAAAACAAAAGCAATTATCGTAAACTCCCCACAGAATCCGACTGGAAAAATATGGCCGAAAGCTGACTGGAACCGTTTATATGAATTAATCAAACACCAGGAAATTTATTTGATCTCAGAAGAAATCTATGACACCTATTGTTATGACGGGATCGAACATTACAGCTCCTTTCTTCATCCTGAATTAAAGAAAAGAACTTTTTGTATTTTTTCTTTTGGTAAAATGTTTCATTCAACAGGCTGGAAAGTGAGTTATTTACTGGCTCCCGAAAACTTAACTTCTAAGTTCAGATGCCACCAGCAATATATTTCTTACAGCGCCAATGCACCTGCCCAATATGCTGTGGCTAAGTATCTGGAAATATTCGATCCTTCCGAAAACCAGGTATTAATGCAGAGAAAAAGAGATATTTTCAATGAATTAATTAAAGAAACTCCTTTACAAGCTGAACACAAATCTGAGGGAAGTGTTTTTCAAATCGTTAATTTCAGAAGTGTTTCTAAAACAATGACTGATGTAGAGTTTTCCAAATGGCTGACGGTTGAGAAGAAAGTATCATGTCTGCCTCTTTCAGCATTTTACAATTCCAGACAAAACTCTGATTATATCCGGTTCAGTTTTGCTAAAAAAGATGAACTGATTATTCAGGCTTTGGAGCATTTGAGGAAAAACCTTTAA
- a CDS encoding inorganic pyrophosphatase, whose product MIPNFKAHPWHGISAGEDAPNVVNVFVEIVPSDTIKYEVDKETGYLKVDRPQKFSNIIPALYGFVPRTYCHTEVMKLAVESGAEDVTMGDHDPLDICVLSSHNIHSGGMLMEAIPIGGFKMIDGGEADDKIVAVMVGDHAFGHFRDIAELPDAEVKRLMHYFLTYKNLPDEPAKCRIQEVYGVEHAKKVIKASQKDYADKFGG is encoded by the coding sequence ATGATTCCAAATTTTAAAGCACATCCATGGCATGGAATTTCTGCGGGGGAAGATGCGCCAAATGTTGTAAATGTATTTGTGGAAATCGTTCCTTCAGATACTATTAAATATGAAGTAGATAAAGAAACTGGATATTTAAAGGTAGACAGACCTCAAAAATTTTCTAATATTATTCCTGCATTATACGGATTTGTTCCTAGAACATACTGTCACACAGAAGTAATGAAGCTTGCTGTTGAAAGCGGCGCTGAAGATGTAACGATGGGAGATCATGATCCATTGGATATCTGTGTTTTAAGCTCTCACAATATTCATTCAGGAGGAATGCTGATGGAAGCTATTCCAATCGGAGGATTTAAAATGATCGACGGAGGGGAAGCAGATGATAAGATCGTTGCTGTAATGGTGGGTGACCACGCTTTCGGCCACTTTAGAGATATTGCTGAATTACCAGATGCTGAAGTAAAAAGACTGATGCACTATTTCTTAACATACAAAAACTTACCGGATGAGCCTGCAAAATGCAGAATTCAGGAGGTTTATGGTGTTGAGCATGCTAAAAAAGTAATTAAAGCATCTCAAAAAGATTACGCGGATAAATTCGGAGGATAA
- a CDS encoding sodium-translocating pyrophosphatase: MNLFYLIPCFGVIALLYTFFQSKWVSRQNAGNEKMKIISGHIADGAMAFLKAEYKILTYFVVIVAVLLAVMGMSNSTSHWSIGIAFAVGAFFSASAGFIGMKIATKANVRTAEAARTSLSKALQVSFRGGSVMGMGVAGLAVLGLGSLFLIIKQIFAPHAGVDSEEMQRTIEILTGFSLGAESIALFARVGGGIYTKAADVGADLVGKVEAGIPEDDPRNPATIADNVGDNVGDVAGMGADLFGSYVATVLATMVLGRETVSDDSFGGFAPILLPMLIAGTGIIFSMIGTLFVRINDNEDSSTSSVQNALNLGNWGSIVITAVASYFLVTYILPETMVLRGHEFTKMGVFGAIIVGLVVGTLMSIITEYYTAIGKRPVSSIVRQSSTGHATNIIGGLAVGMESTLLPIIVLAGGIYGSYLCAGLYGVAIAAAGMMATTAMQLAIDAFGPIADNAGGIAEMSELPKEVREKTDILDAVGNTTAATGKGFAIASAALTALALFAAFVGIAGIDGIDIYRADVLAGLFIGGMIPFIFSSLAIKAVGQAAMAMVEEVRRQFREIPGILEGKAEPEYEKCVAISTDASIRKMMLPGAIAILSPLLMGFIFGPEVLGGFLAGATVCGVLMGMFQNNAGGAWDNAKKSFEKGAEINGQIYYKGSEPHKASVTGDTVGDPFKDTSGPSMNILIKLMSIVSLVIAPTLATLHKDKIDAERKAKIESLLKMEGIHSGALNTGAKTVSAFGSKEIKGHLNETGDFVYETGSVQEIKLNGGKAISIGENSRLYELYNNIKNKNQIVLDPNTWYTIENLYFQSGSSDLKPGSEMQLNNLAEILNAYPELKIKLGGYTDNTGNEESNKRLSNLRAQTAKLKLLEMGIAADRVEAEGYGSQYPVCEANDTDECKAKNRRIDVRVLSL; encoded by the coding sequence ATGAATTTGTTCTATTTAATTCCGTGTTTTGGTGTTATTGCTTTACTTTATACATTTTTTCAGAGTAAGTGGGTAAGCAGGCAGAACGCAGGAAATGAAAAAATGAAAATTATCAGCGGACATATTGCTGACGGTGCTATGGCTTTTTTAAAAGCTGAGTACAAGATTTTAACTTATTTCGTAGTTATCGTAGCTGTTTTACTGGCCGTGATGGGAATGAGTAATTCTACCTCACATTGGAGTATCGGGATTGCTTTTGCTGTTGGGGCTTTTTTCTCAGCTTCAGCCGGCTTTATAGGAATGAAGATTGCTACCAAGGCTAATGTAAGAACAGCGGAAGCGGCAAGAACTTCACTCTCTAAAGCTCTTCAGGTATCATTCAGAGGCGGTTCCGTGATGGGAATGGGAGTTGCTGGATTAGCTGTGTTAGGCCTGGGGTCACTTTTTTTGATTATTAAACAGATTTTTGCTCCCCATGCAGGAGTAGATTCTGAAGAAATGCAGAGAACTATTGAAATTCTTACAGGGTTTTCTTTAGGTGCTGAATCTATTGCTCTTTTTGCCAGAGTGGGAGGCGGTATCTACACAAAAGCAGCAGATGTAGGAGCTGATTTAGTAGGAAAAGTAGAAGCGGGGATTCCAGAAGATGATCCTAGAAATCCTGCTACTATTGCAGATAATGTAGGAGATAATGTAGGCGATGTTGCAGGGATGGGAGCCGATTTATTTGGTTCTTATGTCGCTACAGTTTTAGCAACAATGGTTTTAGGGAGAGAAACTGTTTCCGATGATTCTTTCGGAGGTTTTGCACCGATTCTCCTGCCGATGCTGATTGCTGGAACTGGAATCATTTTTTCAATGATAGGAACTTTATTTGTGAGAATAAATGACAACGAAGACTCTTCCACTTCAAGCGTTCAAAATGCTTTAAATCTAGGAAACTGGGGAAGTATTGTGATTACAGCAGTAGCTTCCTATTTTTTAGTGACTTATATTCTGCCGGAAACAATGGTTTTAAGAGGTCATGAATTCACTAAAATGGGTGTGTTTGGAGCGATTATAGTAGGGCTGGTTGTAGGGACTTTGATGAGTATCATTACAGAATACTATACAGCGATAGGAAAAAGACCTGTTTCCAGTATTGTGAGACAGTCTTCTACAGGACACGCAACTAATATTATCGGTGGTCTTGCGGTAGGAATGGAATCTACTCTCCTTCCGATTATTGTTCTGGCCGGAGGAATCTACGGTTCCTATTTGTGTGCAGGCCTTTACGGAGTTGCCATTGCGGCGGCGGGAATGATGGCTACTACTGCAATGCAGCTGGCTATTGATGCTTTCGGGCCTATTGCAGATAATGCAGGAGGAATCGCTGAAATGAGCGAGCTTCCAAAAGAAGTCCGTGAGAAAACAGATATTCTTGATGCAGTAGGAAATACAACGGCGGCTACAGGAAAAGGATTTGCTATTGCTTCGGCGGCTTTAACGGCTTTAGCTTTATTTGCTGCCTTTGTAGGAATTGCTGGAATTGACGGGATTGATATTTACCGAGCTGATGTATTAGCTGGATTATTTATTGGCGGGATGATCCCTTTTATATTTTCTTCGCTGGCGATTAAAGCAGTCGGACAGGCTGCCATGGCCATGGTGGAAGAAGTAAGAAGACAGTTCCGTGAAATTCCGGGAATTTTAGAGGGAAAAGCAGAACCGGAATATGAAAAATGTGTTGCTATTTCTACAGATGCATCGATTAGAAAAATGATGCTTCCGGGCGCTATTGCCATTCTATCTCCTCTTTTGATGGGATTTATTTTCGGACCTGAAGTATTGGGCGGATTTTTAGCCGGAGCTACCGTTTGCGGTGTTTTAATGGGAATGTTCCAAAACAATGCCGGCGGTGCATGGGATAATGCTAAAAAGTCTTTTGAAAAGGGAGCTGAAATCAACGGTCAGATTTATTATAAAGGTTCAGAACCTCACAAAGCTTCTGTGACGGGAGATACGGTAGGAGATCCATTCAAAGATACTTCCGGGCCGTCCATGAATATTTTGATTAAACTGATGTCGATTGTATCGCTTGTGATTGCGCCTACTTTAGCAACACTGCATAAAGATAAAATTGATGCAGAAAGAAAAGCTAAAATTGAAAGCCTTTTGAAAATGGAAGGAATTCATTCAGGAGCTTTAAATACAGGCGCTAAAACAGTTTCAGCTTTTGGGTCAAAAGAAATTAAAGGACATTTGAATGAAACTGGGGATTTTGTATATGAAACCGGATCTGTTCAAGAGATAAAATTAAATGGCGGAAAAGCCATTTCGATTGGTGAAAACAGCAGGCTGTACGAGCTGTACAACAATATTAAAAACAAGAATCAGATTGTTTTAGATCCTAATACTTGGTACACAATTGAAAATCTATATTTTCAAAGCGGTTCAAGCGATTTAAAGCCCGGCTCTGAAATGCAGCTGAATAATCTAGCTGAAATTTTGAATGCTTATCCTGAATTAAAAATAAAACTGGGAGGCTACACCGACAATACAGGAAATGAAGAAAGCAACAAGAGGCTCTCAAATTTAAGAGCACAGACCGCTAAACTTAAATTATTGGAAATGGGAATTGCTGCAGACAGAGTAGAGGCAGAAGGATATGGCTCTCAATATCCTGTGTGTGAAGCTAATGATACTGATGAATGTAAAGCTAAAAATAGAAGAATAGACGTAAGAGTTCTTTCGTTATAA
- a CDS encoding amidohydrolase: MRVLLCIIFSALFICSCQNRLPKEKADTLYFGGTILTMEDKPAQVEAVAVKNGRILFAGSKLEADHYIDDQTKNINLDGKTMLPGFIDVHGHFTSRAGMMQAVDLSPEPYGTVNSIKDLQNTLKNFIKEHKISKTQPVIGNGYDDAIMTEHRHPTKDELDAVSKTNPIIVIHTSGHASVANSAMLKFLGITESSKDPEGGHYGRNKKTGKLNGKLEENASFTALLALTEKMSKGTDTQAQAMDNLMKAQEEWLSYGQTTICDGRTMGESVGLLEKAASKHLFKADVVYFPDYEYFKKGFDTFKPKYMKYENHLKLGGFKFSDDGSPQGKTAWLTQPYLVPPEGQSADYKGFPIFSDETLYNDLKTLFQNNITAQLHVNGDAAIDQALRVIKRLKEEKIYKPELRVTLIHVQNSRPDHIQKIKDLGLIPSYFSTHAYLWGDWHYSSVFGPERASFISPANSALKAGILFTIHHDAPVTPPDLITAVYAAVNRKTRSGRILGPNERITPLEALKAITINAAYQLQEEKTKGSIIAGKLADFVILDRNPLAIDPETIRSISVLETIKEGVSVYKK, translated from the coding sequence ATGAGAGTATTACTTTGTATTATCTTTTCAGCTCTGTTTATCTGCAGCTGTCAGAACAGACTTCCAAAAGAAAAAGCAGACACCCTGTATTTTGGAGGAACAATTTTAACAATGGAGGATAAACCTGCACAGGTAGAGGCTGTAGCTGTAAAAAATGGCAGGATCCTTTTTGCAGGATCAAAATTAGAGGCAGATCATTATATTGATGACCAAACAAAAAACATCAATCTTGACGGTAAAACAATGCTGCCAGGTTTTATAGATGTCCACGGACATTTCACTTCTCGAGCCGGAATGATGCAGGCAGTAGACCTTTCACCAGAGCCCTATGGTACTGTGAATTCTATCAAAGACCTGCAGAACACCCTTAAAAATTTTATAAAAGAACATAAGATATCAAAAACCCAGCCTGTGATCGGCAATGGGTATGATGATGCTATTATGACAGAACACCGCCATCCGACAAAAGATGAATTAGATGCTGTCAGTAAAACCAATCCTATTATTGTTATTCATACTTCAGGTCATGCAAGTGTTGCCAACAGTGCCATGCTGAAATTTTTAGGAATCACAGAATCTTCAAAAGATCCTGAAGGCGGTCATTATGGAAGAAATAAAAAAACAGGAAAATTAAATGGAAAACTAGAAGAAAACGCAAGCTTTACAGCACTTCTCGCTTTAACCGAAAAAATGAGTAAGGGAACAGATACCCAGGCTCAGGCAATGGATAATTTAATGAAAGCTCAAGAAGAATGGCTCAGCTACGGCCAGACAACAATCTGCGACGGAAGAACCATGGGAGAAAGTGTAGGCCTATTGGAAAAAGCAGCTTCTAAACACCTTTTTAAGGCAGATGTAGTTTACTTTCCAGATTATGAATATTTCAAAAAAGGGTTTGATACTTTCAAGCCCAAATATATGAAGTACGAAAATCATTTAAAACTTGGAGGTTTCAAGTTTTCGGATGACGGGTCGCCACAGGGTAAGACTGCCTGGCTTACCCAGCCTTATTTAGTTCCGCCAGAAGGCCAGTCTGCAGACTACAAAGGCTTCCCTATCTTTAGTGATGAAACTTTATATAATGATCTGAAGACTTTATTTCAAAATAATATTACGGCGCAGCTTCATGTAAACGGCGATGCGGCAATAGATCAGGCCCTTCGGGTAATCAAAAGGCTGAAAGAAGAAAAAATCTACAAACCGGAACTGCGTGTAACCTTGATCCATGTACAAAACAGCCGCCCGGATCATATTCAAAAAATAAAGGATCTGGGGCTTATCCCTTCCTACTTCTCAACGCACGCCTATTTATGGGGAGACTGGCATTATTCAAGTGTTTTTGGTCCGGAAAGAGCTTCATTTATCAGTCCGGCTAACTCAGCGTTAAAAGCAGGAATTCTATTTACCATCCATCATGATGCACCTGTAACACCACCCGATTTAATCACTGCTGTCTATGCAGCTGTCAACAGAAAAACACGTTCAGGAAGAATTCTCGGGCCTAATGAAAGAATTACTCCTCTTGAAGCTTTAAAAGCAATTACCATTAATGCAGCTTATCAGCTTCAGGAAGAAAAGACAAAAGGTTCTATCATAGCTGGAAAACTAGCCGATTTTGTTATACTTGACCGAAATCCTTTAGCAATAGATCCTGAAACAATCAGAAGCATTAGTGTTCTTGAAACCATAAAAGAAGGAGTTTCAGTTTATAAAAAATAA
- a CDS encoding murein L,D-transpeptidase catalytic domain-containing protein — MIKQFIFLFLFIISCSKIESQEQNIGLPQSKIIEIKDFIKGKNYNQNIAVFINFKIPSGKYRYFVYDLKNNKILQKAVVSHGSGSVVANSEVLKFSNVEGSYQSSLGKYEIRESYAGKFGKSYRLNGLDNTNNNAMQRAIILHSYYCIPDKESQTPACLSLGCPMLSINAFKETAKLIDSSKQPIILYAFY, encoded by the coding sequence ATGATTAAACAATTTATTTTCCTGTTTCTTTTCATTATTTCTTGTTCTAAAATTGAATCACAAGAACAGAATATAGGCTTGCCTCAGTCAAAAATTATCGAAATTAAAGACTTCATAAAAGGAAAGAATTATAATCAAAATATAGCGGTTTTTATTAATTTTAAAATACCTTCAGGAAAATATCGTTACTTCGTTTATGATCTGAAAAATAATAAAATTTTACAAAAGGCTGTTGTTTCTCATGGTTCAGGTTCGGTGGTTGCCAACTCAGAAGTTTTGAAATTCAGTAATGTTGAAGGCTCATATCAGTCATCACTGGGGAAATATGAAATCCGCGAAAGCTATGCAGGCAAATTTGGAAAATCCTACCGCTTAAACGGACTCGACAATACGAACAATAATGCCATGCAGAGAGCTATTATACTTCATTCATATTACTGTATTCCGGATAAAGAATCACAAACCCCGGCATGTCTAAGCTTAGGCTGTCCGATGCTTTCCATAAATGCTTTTAAGGAGACTGCAAAATTGATCGACTCTTCTAAACAGCCGATTATTTTATATGCTTTTTACTAA
- a CDS encoding ABC transporter ATP-binding protein, with amino-acid sequence MIIAKNIHKSYGNLEVLKGVDIHIKTGEVVSIVGESGAGKSTLLQILGTLDQPTNSKHYDTEITMAGESFINMNDKQLSKFRNQNIGFVFQFHQLLPEFTALENVLLPTRIAGANEKEAIEKAYALFEDLRIEQRLHHKPNQLSGGEAQRVAVARALINSPKIIFADEPTGNLDSKNADDLHRLFFDLREKYNQTFVIVTHNPNLAEITDRKLVMKDGLIVE; translated from the coding sequence ATGATTATAGCAAAAAATATCCATAAATCTTATGGAAATTTAGAGGTACTGAAAGGTGTTGATATTCATATCAAAACAGGAGAAGTTGTATCCATTGTTGGAGAATCTGGTGCAGGAAAATCTACGCTTTTACAAATATTGGGAACACTGGACCAGCCTACCAATTCTAAACATTATGATACTGAAATTACGATGGCTGGTGAATCGTTTATCAATATGAATGACAAACAGCTTTCTAAATTCAGAAATCAGAATATTGGATTTGTATTTCAGTTTCACCAATTACTGCCCGAGTTTACTGCATTAGAAAATGTTCTGCTTCCAACAAGAATTGCTGGAGCCAATGAAAAAGAGGCCATTGAAAAGGCATATGCGTTATTTGAAGATCTAAGAATTGAACAAAGGCTTCATCATAAACCCAATCAATTATCAGGAGGAGAAGCACAGAGAGTAGCAGTTGCTAGAGCTCTTATTAACTCTCCTAAAATTATCTTTGCTGATGAACCTACAGGGAACTTGGATTCAAAAAATGCAGATGATCTGCACCGTTTATTTTTTGATTTGAGAGAAAAATACAACCAGACCTTTGTAATTGTAACCCACAATCCAAATCTTGCAGAAATTACAGATAGAAAACTAGTCATGAAGGACGGATTGATTGTAGAGTAA